One region of Bradyrhizobium betae genomic DNA includes:
- a CDS encoding universal stress protein, which translates to MTIASVMVYVDPEQQAEGQVRVARDVANKFGAALIGVSAVAVEPPIVAEGVIIRETTADDLKRIKSGLADKEQWFRSVAGLPKERVEWRCSVDYPTVFLADEARSADLVVIKRTQQSVNQFHFVDPAEAMMRMGRPTLLVPDHVPALSADRILVGWKDTREARLAVRDALPFLARASQVTVVEICTSDDQDAARHRVRDVAKYLQRHGVKCQVDVRVHMAEADAHQLVRVAKEDGADLIVTGGYGHSRLGEWMFGGMTRGLLNEAPVCVMMSH; encoded by the coding sequence ATGACGATCGCGAGCGTGATGGTCTATGTCGATCCCGAGCAGCAGGCAGAAGGTCAGGTCCGTGTCGCGCGGGACGTTGCAAACAAGTTCGGGGCCGCTCTGATCGGCGTTTCCGCCGTCGCGGTCGAGCCGCCGATCGTTGCGGAGGGCGTCATCATCCGGGAGACGACCGCGGACGATCTGAAGCGGATCAAATCCGGGCTCGCCGACAAGGAGCAATGGTTTCGCAGCGTGGCCGGACTGCCGAAGGAGCGGGTCGAGTGGCGCTGCAGCGTGGACTATCCGACCGTATTCTTGGCCGACGAAGCCCGATCGGCCGACCTGGTGGTGATCAAGCGGACGCAACAGAGCGTCAATCAATTCCACTTCGTCGATCCGGCCGAAGCGATGATGCGAATGGGGCGGCCGACACTGCTGGTGCCAGATCATGTTCCGGCACTCAGTGCCGATCGCATCCTGGTCGGCTGGAAAGACACGCGAGAGGCGAGACTGGCCGTGCGCGACGCGCTGCCGTTCCTTGCGAGAGCTTCGCAGGTGACCGTGGTCGAGATCTGTACATCGGATGACCAGGACGCAGCACGGCACCGGGTCCGCGACGTGGCGAAATATCTGCAGCGCCATGGCGTGAAGTGCCAGGTCGATGTGCGCGTGCACATGGCCGAGGCTGATGCCCACCAGCTCGTGCGCGTGGCCAAGGAAGACGGCGCCGATCTGATCGTTACCGGAGGCTATGGCCACAGCCGGCTCGGCGAGTGGATGTTCGGGGGCATGACTCGCGGCCTGCTGAACGAGGCGCCGGTCTGCGTGATGATGTCGCATTAG
- a CDS encoding APC family permease — MLVLYGTGVTVGAGIYVLVGAVAGHAGGYSAWAFALAAAVMAFTAASYAELASRYPVSAGEAAYVRAAFDSRILSTAVGSLRLATGIIAAAAVTLGGAGYIRQLIELPTPLIVVAIVIALGAVAAWGILESVMLAGFLTLIETGGLVWIIVSAVQSGLSFTPALFAPPPLDVGILSGITFASLLAFFAFVGFEDLANVVEEAKNPQRNIPWAMALTLLITSVLYVLIAAISVSAVPPGVLAASPAPLSLVFGFVAGISPTTFNVIAIVSTLNTILAQITMTARVAYGMAKQGDLPRRVGDVHLRTGTPLVATGLVMLAVAALALTFPLEPLAESTSLATLCIFAFVNLSLLRVRSRQAQSGTSIVRVPLWVPWFGLATCVLMMGNALVTR; from the coding sequence TTGCTGGTCCTTTATGGCACGGGGGTCACCGTGGGGGCCGGGATCTACGTCCTGGTCGGCGCTGTCGCGGGCCATGCGGGGGGCTATTCCGCGTGGGCGTTCGCCTTGGCGGCCGCTGTCATGGCCTTCACCGCCGCCTCGTATGCGGAGCTCGCGAGCCGCTATCCCGTTAGCGCCGGAGAGGCCGCCTACGTCCGCGCCGCATTCGACTCCCGGATTCTCTCTACGGCCGTCGGATCGTTGAGGCTCGCCACCGGGATCATTGCAGCCGCCGCGGTGACCCTTGGCGGTGCGGGCTACATCAGGCAGCTGATCGAGCTGCCGACGCCGTTGATCGTCGTGGCGATCGTCATCGCCCTGGGGGCGGTCGCGGCCTGGGGCATTCTCGAATCGGTGATGCTCGCTGGTTTTCTGACGTTGATCGAGACGGGAGGATTGGTGTGGATCATCGTTTCGGCCGTCCAGTCGGGCCTCTCGTTCACGCCGGCTCTGTTTGCGCCGCCGCCGCTGGACGTCGGCATTCTCTCCGGAATCACCTTTGCCAGCCTGCTCGCCTTCTTCGCCTTTGTCGGCTTCGAGGACCTCGCCAACGTCGTGGAGGAGGCCAAGAATCCGCAACGGAATATCCCGTGGGCCATGGCGCTGACACTGCTGATCACGTCGGTGCTCTATGTCCTGATTGCGGCGATCTCGGTCAGTGCCGTGCCGCCGGGCGTCCTGGCGGCCTCCCCTGCTCCGTTGAGCCTTGTGTTCGGCTTCGTCGCGGGGATAAGCCCGACCACGTTCAACGTGATCGCGATCGTCTCGACGCTGAACACCATTCTTGCCCAGATCACCATGACAGCGCGCGTCGCCTATGGCATGGCGAAGCAAGGTGACCTGCCTCGGCGAGTTGGAGACGTCCATTTGCGAACAGGGACGCCGCTGGTTGCGACAGGACTGGTGATGCTCGCCGTCGCGGCTCTCGCGCTGACATTCCCGCTGGAACCCCTGGCTGAAAGCACCTCGCTTGCAACGCTTTGCATCTTCGCCTTCGTCAACCTGTCTCTGCTGCGGGTTCGGTCGCGACAAGCTCAATCGGGGACCTCGATCGTGCGCGTCCCGCTGTGGGTCCCATGGTTCGGTCTCGCCACATGCGTGCTGATGATGGGCAACGCGCTCGTCACGCGTTAG
- a CDS encoding AI-2E family transporter: MTALAAAIVLGVAVCAWMAMPFLGALVWSTTLAVLFTPFDIAIGNRFKSRSLSALITVLVTACIVVVPAILVAGTLLNEAVRSATLVVPMFDAEDWTRLMGEHHWLAPALQWIHDKVDFPDLIRTATSALATWSGSVLRASFSGIANLLLTFYFLFYLLRDREAIAEAARLHLPLSESEFAQLADRVTDTIFATVLGTIAVAALQGGLGGLMFWWLGLPAPVFWGVLMALLAIVPFLGAFVIWAPAAVFLALGGSYTSAIILTVWGTLVVGLVDNVVYPMLVGRKLRMHTMLSFIAVVGGLVFMGTPGVVLGPLLLAVTLTLLQVWRGRATIPIDASPQPLEGGKATAAAAGPAGVALS, encoded by the coding sequence GTGACCGCTCTCGCGGCCGCCATTGTGCTGGGCGTTGCCGTCTGCGCATGGATGGCGATGCCGTTCCTGGGCGCGCTGGTCTGGTCAACGACGCTCGCAGTGCTGTTTACGCCGTTCGACATCGCCATCGGCAATCGCTTCAAATCCCGCAGCCTTTCGGCCTTGATCACGGTGCTGGTGACCGCCTGCATCGTGGTCGTTCCTGCCATCCTGGTCGCCGGGACGTTGCTCAACGAGGCCGTCCGAAGCGCGACACTCGTCGTGCCGATGTTCGACGCCGAAGACTGGACACGTCTGATGGGCGAGCATCATTGGCTGGCTCCGGCGCTGCAATGGATCCATGACAAGGTGGACTTTCCGGATCTCATTCGAACGGCGACGTCCGCACTCGCAACCTGGAGCGGCTCCGTCCTGCGCGCCTCCTTCTCCGGAATTGCCAATTTGCTGCTCACCTTCTACTTCCTGTTCTACCTGCTGCGTGACCGGGAAGCGATTGCGGAGGCCGCGCGGCTGCACCTGCCGCTCTCGGAGTCTGAATTCGCGCAGCTTGCCGACCGTGTGACCGATACGATCTTCGCCACGGTCTTGGGGACCATCGCGGTCGCGGCACTGCAGGGCGGGCTCGGGGGCCTGATGTTCTGGTGGCTGGGCCTGCCCGCCCCCGTGTTCTGGGGCGTGTTGATGGCGCTTCTGGCAATCGTCCCGTTTCTCGGCGCCTTCGTCATTTGGGCGCCGGCGGCTGTCTTTCTTGCGCTGGGGGGCTCCTACACGTCCGCGATCATCCTGACGGTCTGGGGGACTCTCGTCGTCGGCCTCGTCGACAACGTCGTCTACCCGATGCTGGTCGGCCGCAAGCTTCGGATGCACACGATGCTGTCGTTCATCGCCGTCGTCGGCGGGCTGGTTTTCATGGGGACGCCGGGCGTGGTGCTCGGCCCGTTGCTGCTCGCGGTCACCCTCACTCTGTTGCAAGTCTGGCGCGGCCGGGCGACCATCCCGATCGACGCATCGCCGCAACCACTGGAGGGTGGCAAAGCTACCGCAGCGGCAGCAGGTCCAGCTGGCGTTGCGCTTTCTTGA
- a CDS encoding FAD-dependent oxidoreductase has protein sequence MPQVDRAFDVETDLLVVGAGAAGMTAALVGALEGLQVILCEKSDMVGGTTATSAGTVWIPGNRQGERAGTPDTVAAARTYLAAMLGEHATDQRLDMFLEAGPIVLDYLEQKTSVRFAAPPVHPDYKNLAGAAIGGRALGAIPFDGRKLGHDFARVRPPRREFMVLGGMMVGKADIPALLAPFGNLTNLRHAAGLLARHALDRISYKRGTRLIMGNALVARLFAGIRRAGVDLRFETGLRDIICDGDAVVGAVLSSPAGELRIHARKGVVLATGGIGWNRELRERLFPEAARRYSLAPSSNTGDGILAAERINADIVCDLDSPALWMPSSVMAQADGHVSVFPHIMLDRAKPGLLAVNQTGRRFVNEADSYHDFVAAMLRSNASASAAAPAFLICDRTFIRDFGIGLVHPGTKNLTAFLQAGYLMEGETIEALAHKIDVDGEGFAETVERYNRYAETGIDDDFGRGSSALNRVNGDPLTKPNPCLRRIGPGPLYAVAVWPSDLAGSAGLRTDSRARVVAHDGKFLPGLYAVGTDSSSIFRGTYPGPGTMIGPAIVFAWCAAMDAAGALRRFSLS, from the coding sequence ATGCCGCAAGTCGATCGCGCCTTCGACGTCGAGACCGATCTCCTCGTCGTCGGTGCAGGTGCGGCCGGCATGACGGCCGCACTGGTGGGCGCGCTCGAAGGGCTTCAGGTCATCCTTTGCGAAAAGTCGGACATGGTGGGCGGAACGACTGCGACCTCCGCCGGCACGGTCTGGATTCCCGGCAACCGGCAAGGAGAGCGTGCCGGCACGCCTGACACGGTTGCGGCCGCGCGCACTTATCTGGCCGCGATGCTCGGCGAGCATGCCACAGACCAGCGCCTCGACATGTTCCTCGAGGCGGGGCCGATCGTGCTCGATTATCTCGAGCAGAAGACGAGCGTGCGGTTTGCGGCGCCACCGGTCCATCCTGATTACAAGAACCTTGCGGGTGCCGCGATCGGCGGTCGCGCACTCGGGGCCATTCCGTTCGACGGCCGCAAGCTCGGCCACGACTTTGCACGCGTCAGGCCGCCACGCCGGGAGTTCATGGTTCTCGGCGGCATGATGGTCGGGAAGGCAGACATTCCGGCGCTGTTGGCGCCTTTCGGCAACTTGACGAATTTGCGGCACGCCGCCGGTCTTCTCGCCCGGCATGCGCTCGATCGCATCAGTTACAAGCGCGGAACGCGCCTGATCATGGGCAACGCGCTTGTCGCAAGACTGTTCGCCGGCATCCGCCGAGCCGGAGTCGATCTCCGATTTGAGACGGGACTTCGAGACATCATCTGCGATGGCGATGCGGTCGTCGGTGCCGTGCTCTCGTCTCCGGCCGGAGAGCTGCGCATACACGCCCGCAAGGGCGTGGTGCTGGCAACAGGCGGCATCGGCTGGAACCGTGAACTTCGCGAACGGCTGTTTCCGGAAGCCGCACGCCGCTACTCGCTGGCGCCCTCGTCGAACACGGGCGACGGCATCCTGGCAGCCGAGCGCATCAACGCCGACATCGTGTGCGATCTCGACAGCCCGGCGTTGTGGATGCCGAGTTCTGTGATGGCGCAAGCGGACGGTCACGTCTCGGTCTTCCCGCACATCATGCTCGATCGCGCCAAGCCGGGACTGCTTGCCGTCAACCAGACGGGCCGCCGTTTCGTCAATGAAGCCGACTCCTACCACGACTTCGTGGCAGCGATGCTGCGCTCGAACGCGTCGGCCTCCGCAGCAGCACCGGCGTTCCTGATCTGCGATCGAACCTTCATCAGGGATTTTGGCATCGGGCTCGTTCACCCCGGCACCAAAAATCTCACCGCGTTCCTGCAGGCCGGCTATTTGATGGAGGGTGAAACCATCGAAGCGCTGGCGCACAAGATCGATGTTGACGGCGAAGGGTTTGCCGAGACGGTGGAGCGATATAATCGCTACGCCGAAACCGGCATCGACGACGATTTCGGCCGTGGCTCGAGCGCATTGAACCGCGTCAACGGCGATCCCCTGACCAAGCCCAATCCCTGTCTGCGGCGGATCGGCCCGGGACCGCTCTATGCCGTCGCTGTATGGCCGTCGGACCTTGCCGGCAGCGCCGGCCTGCGCACGGATTCCCGCGCCCGCGTGGTGGCTCACGACGGGAAGTTTCTTCCCGGACTGTATGCAGTCGGGACCGATTCATCCTCCATCTTCCGCGGCACGTATCCTGGACCAGGCACAATGATCGGCCCCGCCATCGTATTCGCCTGGTGTGCCGCCATGGACGCCGCAGGAGCGCTACGCAGGTTTTCTCTTTCCTGA
- a CDS encoding type II 3-dehydroquinate dehydratase, producing MAARIMILNGPNLNFLGIREPHIYGRTTLQEIEASCRALADQLGVSISFHQSNMEGELVGLIQSARGNADAIIINPAGYSFTSIALIDALKIFEGPKIELHISNIHARDELHRHSITSGACTSVICGLGPYGYLAALLAAVQRLGQLPDTIPAALHGLKT from the coding sequence ATGGCCGCTCGGATCATGATCCTCAACGGACCCAACCTCAACTTTCTCGGCATCAGGGAGCCGCACATCTACGGCCGGACGACGCTGCAGGAGATCGAGGCGAGCTGCCGGGCCCTGGCCGATCAGCTCGGCGTCTCGATCTCGTTCCATCAGTCCAACATGGAGGGCGAGCTCGTCGGCCTGATCCAGTCCGCCCGTGGCAACGCGGACGCGATCATCATCAACCCGGCCGGCTACTCCTTCACCTCGATCGCGCTGATCGATGCGCTGAAGATCTTCGAGGGGCCGAAGATTGAGCTGCATATCTCGAACATCCATGCGCGCGACGAGCTGCACCGCCATTCGATCACGTCGGGTGCCTGCACATCGGTGATCTGCGGCCTCGGTCCGTACGGCTATCTCGCTGCGCTGCTGGCGGCCGTCCAGCGGCTCGGACAATTGCCCGACACGATCCCGGCGGCGTTGCACGGGCTCAAGACGTAA
- a CDS encoding TRAP transporter large permease, protein MTIAVFTVSLLGAMALGMPIAFALIVCGVALMSTIDMFDAQIVAQNVINGADSFPLMAIPFFMLAGEIMNKGGLARRIVNVALVAVGHFRGGLGYVTILASCILASLSGSAAADAAALAALLVPMMVAAGHKKSYAAGLVAAGGIIAPVIPPSIGFVIFGVAAGVSISKLFLAGIVPGLLLGAGLCMAWAWVVRKENLTPPPRASWSEIIKAVVDGFWALMLPVIIVVGLRFGIFTPTEAAVVVAVYSLFVATCIYRELKLSQLYAIFVSSAVTTSIVMFLVAAALVSSWLITVSEISAQVVTLLKPFMGNNTLLMLAIMVVVVIVGTALDMTPTILILTPILMPIIKAAGIDPVYFGVLFIINNAIGLITPPVGIVLNVVCGVARISMEDIIKGVWPFMIAQLIVLLAMVLFPGLVTIPAKWFGG, encoded by the coding sequence ATGACGATCGCCGTCTTCACTGTCTCGCTGCTCGGCGCCATGGCGCTGGGCATGCCGATCGCCTTTGCACTTATCGTCTGCGGCGTCGCCCTGATGAGCACGATCGACATGTTCGACGCCCAGATCGTGGCGCAGAACGTCATCAACGGCGCGGACAGCTTTCCGCTGATGGCCATTCCCTTCTTCATGCTCGCCGGCGAGATCATGAACAAGGGAGGGCTGGCCAGGCGCATCGTCAACGTTGCGCTCGTTGCGGTCGGGCATTTCCGCGGCGGGCTGGGCTACGTCACGATCCTCGCATCCTGCATCCTTGCGTCGCTGTCGGGATCGGCGGCGGCCGATGCGGCGGCGCTCGCGGCCCTGCTGGTGCCGATGATGGTGGCTGCGGGGCACAAGAAATCCTACGCGGCGGGCCTCGTCGCCGCAGGCGGCATCATTGCCCCCGTCATTCCGCCCAGCATCGGCTTCGTCATCTTCGGCGTCGCCGCCGGGGTCTCGATCTCGAAACTGTTTCTGGCCGGCATCGTGCCCGGGCTGCTGCTCGGCGCAGGCCTCTGCATGGCGTGGGCGTGGGTGGTGCGGAAAGAGAACCTGACGCCGCCGCCACGGGCCTCGTGGTCGGAGATCATCAAGGCCGTCGTCGACGGCTTCTGGGCGCTGATGCTGCCGGTCATCATCGTGGTCGGCCTGCGTTTTGGCATCTTCACGCCGACGGAAGCTGCGGTGGTCGTTGCCGTCTACTCCTTGTTCGTCGCGACCTGCATCTACCGTGAACTGAAACTATCGCAGCTGTACGCAATCTTCGTCTCCTCGGCCGTGACGACGAGCATCGTCATGTTCCTGGTCGCTGCGGCGCTGGTATCATCCTGGTTGATCACCGTGTCCGAGATCTCCGCCCAGGTCGTGACGCTGCTGAAGCCCTTCATGGGCAACAACACGCTGCTGATGCTCGCGATCATGGTCGTAGTTGTCATCGTCGGAACGGCGCTCGACATGACGCCGACGATCCTCATCCTCACGCCGATCCTGATGCCGATCATCAAGGCGGCCGGCATCGACCCGGTCTATTTTGGCGTCCTCTTCATCATCAACAATGCCATCGGCCTGATCACCCCGCCGGTCGGGATCGTGCTCAACGTCGTCTGCGGCGTCGCCAGGATCAGCATGGAGGACATCATCAAGGGTGTCTGGCCCTTCATGATCGCGCAACTGATCGTGCTGCTGGCGATGGTCCTGTTCCCGGGACTGGTGACGATCCCCGCGAAATGGTTTGGTGGCTAG
- a CDS encoding TRAP transporter small permease gives MARALDLYCTFLKAVIAACLVVMVVLVFGNVVLRYGFNSGITISEELSRWLLVWLTFLGAIVAMREHAHLGVDTLIRKLPASGKRICFVLNYCLMLFADWLLLSGSWRQTIINLDDRAPATGLSMGIFYAVGVIFGASTGVILLYDLIRVLTGRASEADMVAVKESEEH, from the coding sequence ATGGCGCGAGCTCTCGATCTCTATTGTACGTTCCTGAAGGCCGTTATCGCCGCATGTCTCGTCGTCATGGTGGTGCTGGTGTTCGGCAACGTCGTCCTGCGTTACGGCTTCAACTCCGGCATCACGATTTCCGAGGAGCTGTCGCGCTGGCTGCTGGTCTGGCTGACCTTCCTCGGCGCCATCGTCGCGATGCGCGAGCACGCCCATCTCGGCGTCGACACCCTGATCCGGAAACTGCCGGCTTCCGGCAAGCGCATCTGCTTTGTCCTCAACTACTGCCTGATGCTGTTTGCCGACTGGCTGCTGCTTTCCGGCAGTTGGCGGCAGACCATCATCAATCTCGACGACCGCGCGCCGGCCACGGGCCTTTCGATGGGCATCTTCTACGCGGTCGGCGTGATCTTCGGCGCGTCGACCGGGGTCATCCTCCTTTACGACCTCATCCGCGTGCTCACGGGACGGGCAAGCGAGGCCGACATGGTCGCCGTCAAGGAATCGGAAGAGCACTGA
- a CDS encoding TRAP transporter substrate-binding protein, translated as MSLLVRALSATAICVALTVGASAQDVQERTIRWGHLNNTDHPVSFGVQKFAEILLAKSGGKMKVREFAASQLGNELQQQSALRGGTQEMLSASTTSLATVVPEFGLIDFPFLFNTTEQADALATGKFGAAMLDTLPSKGLTGLGYWGLGFRNVTNSTRPITKVEDFGGLKLRVIPNPVYLESFSAFKANPVPMAFGELYSALETRTVDGQENPYTVILSNKFYEVQKYVSATNHTFTLNIILVSKVFWDKLSPTEQRLMREAYEESRGYQKEQTRLQTEKALAELQAKGMQYNAIAPEETDRMRKAVQPVVDKISANLRADTVKLFNEEVERIRKDVK; from the coding sequence ATGAGCTTGTTGGTACGGGCGCTGTCGGCGACGGCGATCTGCGTGGCGCTGACGGTCGGCGCATCCGCTCAGGACGTTCAGGAGCGGACGATCAGGTGGGGCCACCTGAACAACACCGATCACCCCGTCAGCTTTGGCGTGCAGAAGTTTGCCGAGATCCTGCTGGCGAAGAGCGGGGGCAAGATGAAGGTCCGCGAGTTCGCGGCCTCGCAGCTCGGCAACGAATTGCAGCAGCAATCCGCGCTGCGCGGCGGCACGCAGGAAATGCTGTCGGCCTCGACGACGTCGTTGGCGACCGTCGTGCCCGAGTTCGGCCTGATCGATTTCCCGTTCCTCTTCAACACGACCGAGCAAGCTGACGCGCTCGCGACCGGCAAATTCGGCGCGGCGATGCTCGATACGCTGCCCTCGAAGGGGCTGACGGGCCTGGGATATTGGGGGCTGGGCTTTCGCAACGTCACCAACAGCACCCGCCCGATCACCAAGGTCGAGGACTTCGGCGGCCTCAAGCTTCGCGTGATTCCGAACCCGGTCTATCTCGAGAGCTTCAGTGCCTTTAAGGCCAATCCGGTCCCGATGGCCTTCGGTGAGCTGTATTCGGCGCTGGAGACCCGCACCGTCGACGGCCAGGAGAATCCCTACACGGTCATTCTCTCCAACAAATTCTACGAAGTGCAGAAATACGTATCCGCGACCAACCACACCTTCACCCTGAACATCATCCTGGTGAGCAAGGTGTTCTGGGACAAGCTGTCGCCGACCGAGCAGCGCCTGATGCGCGAAGCCTACGAAGAAAGCCGCGGTTATCAGAAGGAGCAGACCCGCCTTCAGACCGAGAAGGCTCTGGCGGAACTGCAGGCCAAGGGCATGCAGTACAATGCGATCGCCCCTGAAGAAACCGACCGCATGCGGAAGGCGGTGCAACCCGTCGTGGACAAGATTTCAGCCAATCTTCGCGCCGATACCGTGAAGCTCTTCAACGAAGAAGTCGAACGCATCCGCAAGGACGTGAAGTAA
- a CDS encoding GntR family transcriptional regulator, with product MTSLEERPMSAGDSGYQRIRSDIIFGVLTPSGRLRLDAMKEDYGVSISTLREILNRLTSEGFVVAEGQRGFEVAPISIQNLRELADLRILLEHHAMAESFRAGDVEWEGRVVSAHHKLAATERTVLKEGDDPELRKRYDGEFHQALISSCGSRELMQTHSVVFDKYFRYALRYRGAETINQHKALLEAALKRDIKSARTVLSDHINGCVAHALSSWKDS from the coding sequence ATGACGTCACTTGAGGAACGGCCAATGTCGGCGGGTGACAGCGGCTATCAGCGCATTCGCTCCGACATCATTTTCGGGGTGCTCACGCCCTCGGGGCGTCTCCGGCTCGATGCCATGAAGGAGGATTACGGCGTCAGCATCTCGACGCTGCGCGAGATCCTCAATCGCCTGACGTCCGAAGGCTTTGTGGTTGCCGAAGGCCAGCGCGGATTCGAGGTGGCGCCCATTTCGATCCAGAACCTGCGCGAGCTCGCCGATTTGCGCATCCTGCTGGAGCATCATGCGATGGCCGAGTCGTTCCGCGCCGGCGACGTCGAGTGGGAGGGCCGCGTCGTGTCCGCGCATCACAAGCTGGCGGCGACCGAACGCACTGTGCTGAAGGAGGGCGACGATCCCGAGCTGCGCAAGCGCTATGACGGCGAATTCCATCAGGCTTTGATCTCGAGCTGCGGGTCGCGCGAGTTGATGCAGACCCACTCGGTCGTGTTCGACAAATATTTCCGCTATGCGCTGCGCTATCGGGGCGCGGAGACGATCAACCAGCACAAGGCCTTGCTGGAAGCCGCCCTGAAGCGGGACATCAAGAGCGCCAGGACCGTTCTCAGCGACCACATCAATGGCTGCGTCGCGCATGCGCTGTCCTCATGGAAGGACAGCTGA
- a CDS encoding M24 family metallopeptidase, translating into MPPRIPFSTTRLDGLLDASGIDVLIVTSRHNIQYLLGGYYHFQFDYMEAIGVSRFLPVFVYVKGAPDKSAYIANRNERDSVQNRTDAGYWMPPVVFGSSTSVEAATLALKHVKAIATSGFRIGIEMSFLPADAADVLRKELPNCHFVEAMRPLEKLRSIKTAAELEILREASERVVASMLDVVSRAQPGHSKREIIAHLRQAELSRDMIFEYALVTIGTSLNRAPSDQRLEPGDIISLDSGGNYRGYIGDLCRMAVHGSPDAELVDLLADVDMIQQAARAPIRAGLVGGEIYTAANDALARSAHGKQMHFVAHGMGIVSHEAPRLTSSGPIPYPADDADAPLEAGMVISIETTLAHPRRGFIKLEDTIAVAADGYQAFGDGARGWNRIPE; encoded by the coding sequence ATGCCGCCCAGGATTCCATTCTCCACGACCAGGCTTGACGGCCTGCTCGACGCTTCAGGCATCGACGTCCTGATCGTCACCTCCAGGCACAACATTCAGTACCTTCTCGGCGGCTACTATCACTTCCAGTTCGACTACATGGAAGCGATCGGCGTCAGCCGGTTTCTGCCTGTCTTCGTCTATGTGAAGGGCGCGCCGGACAAGTCGGCCTACATCGCCAACCGGAACGAGCGGGACAGCGTCCAGAACAGGACGGACGCCGGATACTGGATGCCGCCGGTCGTGTTCGGATCGTCAACCTCGGTCGAGGCGGCGACGCTGGCACTGAAGCATGTGAAGGCCATCGCGACGTCTGGGTTTCGTATCGGGATCGAGATGTCGTTCCTGCCGGCCGATGCCGCCGACGTGCTGCGCAAGGAGCTCCCGAATTGCCATTTTGTCGAGGCGATGCGCCCGCTCGAGAAGCTGCGGTCCATCAAGACCGCAGCCGAGCTGGAGATCCTCCGCGAGGCGTCCGAACGGGTGGTCGCCTCCATGCTGGACGTGGTCAGCCGCGCCCAACCCGGACACAGCAAGCGCGAGATCATCGCTCATCTGCGCCAGGCCGAGCTGTCTCGCGACATGATCTTCGAATATGCCCTCGTGACCATAGGCACGAGTCTCAACCGCGCTCCCTCGGACCAGCGTCTTGAACCGGGCGACATCATCTCGCTGGATTCGGGCGGCAACTACCGGGGTTACATCGGCGATCTCTGCCGGATGGCCGTGCATGGATCGCCCGATGCCGAACTCGTCGACCTGCTCGCGGACGTCGACATGATCCAGCAAGCGGCCCGCGCGCCGATACGGGCGGGTCTTGTCGGCGGCGAGATCTACACCGCCGCAAACGACGCGCTGGCGCGATCCGCCCACGGCAAGCAAATGCATTTCGTCGCCCACGGCATGGGTATCGTCAGCCATGAAGCGCCACGCCTGACGTCGAGCGGCCCCATTCCCTATCCCGCCGACGACGCCGACGCGCCGCTCGAAGCCGGCATGGTCATCTCGATCGAGACCACGCTGGCTCATCCGCGACGGGGCTTCATCAAGCTGGAGGATACCATCGCCGTCGCCGCGGACGGCTATCAGGCGTTTGGCGACGGCGCGCGGGGCTGGAACCGTATTCCAGAATGA